The sequence below is a genomic window from Oreochromis niloticus isolate F11D_XX linkage group LG3, O_niloticus_UMD_NMBU, whole genome shotgun sequence.
caaatatatcaaaatatgacaacacatgacaaattagagtggtcttcttttactttcaactgtgccatgtctaacaaaatgaaaaaaaaaaaacccctcctaaaacaaaataatgactctggaaagctcgtctttggtccacccattcctgggaaatttgagacttccctggtgaaggcacaggctccccgacacgcaaacagctgcaggagagagaaatcatgtaaatgtattttcccgggtgtaaatcacccggcgatagtgttctagggttaagaAATTGTGTGTCTCACATTAAACATTTAGAAAATGGCACCAGTTTGTTTTTCATCCACACTCAGTCAGTAGAAGCTGAGTTGAAATAGAAGTGGGCAATTCACTAAAAAGGCCATGTTTCAGATTCTCATTAAAAATCTGATATGCATGTTAAAGTGGTGATGAAGGTTGCAAAGGTAAATTTATACATGCAGAATTACTTCTTTTAATTTGTCTTCCATTTCATGCTGCTAAGAGTTccatgcacttttttttttccaagttcaAGATCTTATACAACCGTTTAGTCATAACCAGAAGCTAGAACAATCTCATGATATGCATCCATGTACTTAAAAATTTGGATAGGAAGCTGAGGATATCCCAACATTGTCATTGTTCTTTCAAAAATTAATGTTAACTAGTAAACTGAAGTTCCTCCCTCctgttcaaaataataaaacattgaGAACTCACTGAAAAGGAAAGGGGGCGTATTGAAGCACTTTACGATGATGTATagtctttcttgtttttatgacaggtgATAATAAAATCTAATAAAGCTGTTAAGCACTGTATGAAATAGTAAAACCACTGCATTAATTGAATAATATTTCATGTTCAAATTAATTGTAATGTGAAGAATCCAACAGAGCCATGAATGTGATAATTTAAACTTAAAGGGAGGGATCAGTGCTTTAGTTGTGGATAATCTGCTGTTTCTTGTCTTATTGAGTTATAGTAAAGTTTATAGCATGTGCTGTTCAATCTGTCTATAGTTTTGTTATGTTCTGAGTTTTGTGGTTTATATTGATCTATGATTCATTTTATATGTTGTGCTTCTCAGTAACTCCTCACTTGGGTATTACAATTTCAGGGGGGTTATAATTTATAAAGGAGAGTATAAAACCTGTAGTCATaaatgttgtatttttactaaaaaaatatcatgaatgcaaaagagaaacaaatttgACCTGACAAAGTATCTTTCATACTGCTTGCTACCATTgtgtatggttgtgtgtgtgtgtgtgtgtgtacttattgaaacatctttgtgaggacccaCAATTGCATGCTACTGCTTGTAGGGACCAATTGTTAGTCCTCAACAATGTAAAGGCATTTTTGGTGTgtcaaaatgttgtttttaggctagggttacaattaggttatggttaggtttagggtaagtgTTAggattatgtatttatttcagacttttagggtaaggggctaggaAAGGATTAGGTCAATTTGATATGCTGACTAAGCAGTGAAAATaagtgtgcatctgtgtgtgtaagttttTAAAATCCATGATCAGCATCTATTCAACTTTGCTTCTTCATTACTGCCTAAATCAGTAATTCTCAAAGTGTGTGGCGTTCTGACAGATGGGGCGCAAGTTACCTGTGAGAAAAGTCATGCAGAACGAATGTTTAATATTGGAATCACTTTTAAGGCGGAACAAATAAATTCGCTGCTTTTGCGGTAATAATATGCACATCTGCTGCTGGCTCAGTTTTGGatggtcttaaaaaaaaagagatatcTGAGAGttaccaaaagaaaaacatgcattGAATGTAAGACAAACAACTGCCTGATGATAAGCCAGGCACTTGTTTTAAGCCAAAATGGAAACATGATGAAGCGTATCTTGCTCTTGATTTCACTGTGAATGTGGTAGGAGATGAGGAGAGACTCAtgcttaatttatttttgaaaactctgGCTGACAGTATGAGGCCAAACAAATTGAGAAAACACTTAGAGACATTACACCCCAGTGACATGCTTAAGGCACTTGAATTCTTTCAAAGAACAATTGGAGAATACTGTCAGCAAGAAAAACACTTTGTAAAATCTGCATGAGTAAACAGTTAAGCATTAATGACATCATACAAAGACGCATACAGAATTGCTTTGAGCAAGAAACCACCTGAGGAGCTCATACTCCCCGCAGCTTGTACACTATGCTCGATTACACAAgtgctgcaaaatttcaggcctTACCTCTCTCCGATGACACAGTTGCAAGGTGCATGTGTGAAATTTCAAGTGACATAGGAGAACAACTAATTGATGCACTGAAGAACAAACCTTTCGCCTCGATGAGGCTACAGGCAGCAATAAAGAATGTTTGTTAATTGCTTATGTGTGCTTTGTCATGTCAGAGTCTCTGTGTGAGGATTTGCTGTTTTTCAAGTGTGTCTCAAGTAGAGCGAAAGCTGATGAGCTCTTTAAGCTTCTTAACTGTTATCTTACAGAACATGACCTTAAATGGGAGAACTGTGTAAGGATTTGCACAGATGGTGCACAAACTTtggcagagaaaaagaaggggTTGCAGGCACTTACCAAGAGAATCTTGCCAAATGTGCAATGGATGCATTGCCTCCTACACAGAGAAGCGCCCGCATTGAGGCAGATTAACCCCGATGTTGTTGCCGTGGTGTATTTTCTTAAAACAGGACCCCCTTAAAGTGTGACTGTTTACAGCACTTTGGGAGCATAACATTTAGCTGTTTTATTTCACAGCTTTGAGCTCAGAGAAGAAATTCGGATGTTTTGACAGGAGGAAGGCATGCATGAAGTTGAAAGCAAGTTTAATGATGAAGACTTTCTGATGAACGTGGCCCATGTAAGTGTTATATTTGGAAAGCTTAATTATGTAAATCTTCTGCTTCAAGGCAGAGACAAACATCTTCCTCAATTGGTGATAAATTATCTGAATTTCAagagcgggaccacgcctccaaacacgcccCTTCCGCATCTTATCTATATATGACCCCCAGTTCTacaagttgtttgttttttttcatgcccCACCTGTTCAGTTCTTCAATTCCTTCACTTCTTCACCTGtctttagtacatggggatctgccagtccccttcgaggcctttcCCCACAGCTCAATTCTTGATTAGGCCATTCGCTTTTATCTACTAAAATGCTgccaaacctaaaatgaggacttgggcccagctagtgaactGGCAGATAAAATTGCTGCATTCACTCGAAAACTTGAGATTTACAGCAGACTTGATGAAGAGAATGTTGATTCCTTTGAGAATCTGAGCAACTTTGCTGAAGCCAGTGAGTTGGGAGCTGTCTTAAAGAGTCTTAAAGAGCACATCTCTTTCCTGAGAGCATTTATTCAGAAATTCTTTCCAAACAACAGTGTTCAGTATGACTGGGTAAGAGATCATTTAATGCATCTGCACCTGCTGATTTTACTTCTGGTGAAGAAGACCAATTCATCAAGATACCTCTGACTCCACACTGAGGCTGAGGTTTGCAGGTCAAACATTAAGTGTGAGTTGAATTCTGGCTTGGTGTGGAGAGGGAGCATCCATTCATAGGACAGAAAGCTGTAGGCATTCTGCTTCCATTTGCCACATCCTACCTCTGTGAGATGGGgttttctgctgttgtctcgCTGAAAACAAAGTGTAGATCTAGGTTGAACCTTGAACATGACTTGAGAGTGGCAGTATCAAGCCTGCAACCACATTTTGAAAAGCCCTGCACTCAAAAACAGTCTCACTGCAGCCACTAACAGTAAATACTCTCagtaaattatatatttttcatatCTCTTCACAAGTTTCTAGATTTCTAGATCAATCAGTGGTGGTTGATCAGTAGTCATTATATTAAAGATCAAGAAACTGACTTCAAAGCCCATTgtttccttcagtggtgctagtttcagtcattatgcaaatgtattgATTATAAGGttagggaaacctgcagtcagctgagactgaagaagtcacttggattaGTAACTAAACATTTCTCGCACTAAAAACACTACGCCCAGATCAACAGAATTGACTTTATGGGAGTACCAATCacaaggttggtggttcaatccctagctgtaagaatttcagtctctagatgtgcaaagctggtagagacataccctaaaagactggcagctgtaattgcagcaaaaggtggttctacaaagtattgactcagggggctgaataattacgcacaccccactttgcagttatttatttgtaaaaaatgtttggaatcatgtatgattttcgttccacttctcacgtgtacaccactttgtattggtctttcacgtggaattccaataaaattgattcatgtttgtggctgtaatgtgacaaaatgtgggaaagttcaagggggccgaatacttttgcaagccactgtacagtgggaaaagtttgggcaaccttgtcattattttcctgtataaatcgctGGTTGTtccaataaaaaatgtcagttacatatatcatataggagacacacacactgatacacactaaatatttatttcatttctttttttgtggtgcccaaatttatgcacctgcttgattttgtttaaattattgcacactttctgtaaatcgaataaacttcatttcacttctcaaatatcactgtgtgtgtctcctatatgatatatttaactgacattttttattgtaacaaccaacgatttatacaggaaaataatgactattaacaaggttgcccaaacttttgcatcccactgtattagtacattttgtcattagtataatatgaaattaattctacatgtgtcaagtcgggtgccaacatttgctgtgtagtagaactgagacattagtcattacaaaaattgatttcaaataatattaaaatttacaaacattaaacataaatatataaatataactatttacagagagacaggaataaaaaggacccagcttggagtggaagagcctcagggagaaggaggagaaaaataagaacattgCTTCTGCCCTGAAGAGCCTGCTGCCTAATCAGAAAACTACTGATTGCTAGGGTCCAATGTTTCTAAATTTAACACAGCTTTGCTGTTTTCAAAAACGAATTTATAAATGTGAAATTTCACTAATACTCTCGTCTGAGGTGGcatgctctccagagcaggaacaaggctgaggaggaaatgctccattggagactggcgtggcctcttcagagattccaggatggccagctccaccgccgatggaccgtcctgggacccgtccctcatccgcctcggagctgtcctcctctgtgagcctgtaaaacacagcacaaaacacaaagaaatgagaaggctgctactagattttcattttcaacattaaaaaaacaaaccaaaaaaacaggatataatcagattggttgtagatatttagCAAAGGTGATTACAAGGGAATCCAACCaagtaaaaagctatcagtgcttgctgtacatacctgtgggtgcagcagcaggagaagcaacaggggatgctgtgctgcagaatcagttggctctgtcaagacaatattaaatgttaacaggttgaatacaataatcatagagaaagtatatacagtggtccctcatttattgcagcagcggttctcagaataactagcccctcgccacgcactttatacactttttttcacacacacatgaacattactcacagttctcacaagttgattctcaaagtgcaaacctttgtagattttaaaacgtaaaagtattattatgtttttttcttcgtCTGCGCGCCACTTTCGTGCACCTTTTtccctcgcggtgcaggtgtctatttccgaatgagggtcatagttatgggtgtttttgtgctgttttttctattggacgtAATGGTTATCAAAACGAAACATGATAAATTTgccaagcgcaggagacacgacacggaggagatgtcaatcaggctgcagaatgcaatgcgcaTTGTTGACAGTTGTACTGTGCAATAAAAAACTCTGCGAAAAAGtgaggcagtgacggatgaacaccgggaccactgtgtgctgtttattaataaacaataaaatatattcctatatgacaacatgcataagaGCACAAAGGTATTTattcagtgggaaaatagcgggacagtaggcgggcttgctagcttttgtgcgGCTTCCCCGGGTCAGTCAAAAATTTCaaaagagaaataaatgaacttaccaggttgcccgatctcttcacatatcttcctccaagctcggtcctttttattcctgtctcggtacagaaagcagctggtgtcgtaCAGCTCCGGGTGGTTTGCTACGGTGTTGATTAGCCTTTCCTCCATATTGAATGAAgtatgaagggctttggctggacctgcccctttgacctaggtcagactcacgtcaccaggctcctgattggttgtcgtgGCGCGaattgacgctggagttcagatttttccaactcgagcggtagacGCGATACACGCGAATGCACAAAATGCGACACAAAAACTGACACGCGTGGTTTTATTCGCGAGTCAAACGCACCAGACGTGCTACTTTGACGCACGTTTGGCGCGTTTTCGCAATGCAAATCTGCTTCTGAATTTTCGCGGGAcccgcaatcgcgtgtcatcgcgcttctccattgactttacatgtaaacctgacgctctggtcgcgtctatcgcgttcggtgtgaacacaccgtaagcCTGGAATAGTCTCCAGAGCCCACTTGAGCATAAAGTGccaagtatgttttttttaaacaggtcgATGAGTGTAGTTGTTCTGTGCATTGCTTTGTGTGGAACATCTATTATTTTTAGCCTACGATTAAAGGAAACTAACAGCTCTTTGGTTTCCAGTTTCTGATGAAAACACTCCAGTGCCTTTTTATTAGTAGACATGAGCCCCCAGAAAGTAGTCAGTTGTCCTCAGCCTCTCCAGCTTTTTATATACAGATATAAATAGACTGATACTGCAAGAACACATAAGCATGGATGTTGAAGCATCTTATCATGGTGTTGACAGAGTAAAACTGCCTCTCTTTTTCCCCTGTATCTGTGTGGATATGGTAAGATTTCTCTGtattctgcaaacatttttttttattactttattttgtATACGACAGCTAAAATATATGCCACGTACTTTCCTTtcacctctttttctttttactgtcatctgaAATCTGCTCATGTTTACTGTTGATAGGGAGTGTTAATATTGACCTTgagttttttttgctgttttttaaatttgcatCGTTAGgagacaaatgaaataaataaataacagaagtTATTAATcacagacatttttcttttcctgcagTGATAAGCTGTTGTTTGCTGCTCAAACTGATTAGGTTGTCTGTCATATGCGGAATATTGCAGATAAAGGACATGAACGATTTTTGTATCTGATTCAAATCAGTAGTTGTGGTATCTTTCAGACTTGCAATGATGTCCTCTGTGTGTGCTTTGTTCTGCAGAGATAGATCCAGCTGCACTCTACTCAACAgtaagggggggaaaaaaaacaccactTATGCACAAATCGtgaaagacaaaagaaacaaattaagcCGACAGGTACGGCTTCTCTCAGTTGTCTGTCATGGTTCCGAATCAGAACAAGAATCCAGCACATTGATATTACAGTCTGTATCAAAAGGACACTGTTATACTGAATGGACTTTTTCCTTTAAAGCGCTTTTCTATGTGTGGAGTGCTTTCTATCTAGCAATCATACTCATTAACACTAACAGTTGCATCGGAGgacaacttggggttagtacaGTATCTTGGCCAAGAATATTTCATGTGCAGCTATATGGAGTTAAATCAGGGCCATAATGTTTGTgtagttaaaagaaaaatttgaaatcgaaaatatgtaaactgaaagcaaaagtcacatttttagagtgaactttgaaaaagaaagagttggatttaaaatcaaatcaaacgtTTTGAATATTTGTATTAACTGAAAACCCAATGGTTCTTTTATCTATAATTTCTCTGAGtaaactttaattaaaaattttcagtaatcttttttcattattattattttaaaaaaatctattcagtctcagattacattttttcagattcagatcttttaaattaatgtacaaaaaaaaattcttcaggTTCGGATTTTTCTCTCagcttcaatttttttttttttttcactttcagatcTCTATTTTTCAGTTACAGACTTTTGGCCCTGTTTTGGCCTGGTGGGCGTGGCTACACAGAGAGGGGCGGGGAATCATGAGTGACAGCAGACCGCTGCAGGCTCAAGATGGTCCATTTTTCATGTTGCCTTCAGGAAACCTGGGAATGAACATAATTTATCAAACACCTCCTGCACTGTATTATTTGATAATGTTTAGAAAACATGTCATGCATAACTGCTAAAACTCAGTTACTAAAGCTCTTTCAAGCAGTAATGTGTACAAATTACGCCGTAACTGATCAATTATGAGACGTTTTCCCAGCCACTACGTGAGAAGTGGTCATTTCCCATGCTCTCAAAGTAGCGCGCATTGTATCGGATGGgggctgctgttaacttgtccCTCAGTGAACGATGGCGTCGTCTTCCAACAACACTGCTGGCGCGAACAATCAGGTGAGTGTTTAAGTTTGGAACAATTACACTGCAGTCTGTGAATACTACGAATTTAAGAAGTGGCTATTGTTACGGTTAATTTTTCGgctattctgtttttttattttataacgtTTTTTGCTGAAATGCTAGCTCAACAGAAACGCCTCGCTATCATTTTCGGCTGAAACTTACGTCCTAGTTGATCTGTAAGCTTGGAGAACAACAAAGTTAGTGAAGTAACGTAAAATTCTTTGTATTTAATTTAGGAGCAGCTAAAAAGAGAGATGCTTCAGCGACTACTGCATAAAGTTTCCCAGGTCATGCACAGACAACCCCTCGATGTGGACTATTTGCAGTTTGTTATCGACCATGAGATGGTCCTTCTAAGATCTTTGTCCGATCAGGTTGAGATCCCTCAAAGTATTATAAATGCTCTGATAGAGCTGTCAACTGTGCTCAGTATGGAGGACGTCAATGAACAAACCCCTTCTCAGATGTCAGTGTCAGAAGGAAAGCTGGGACGTCCAAATTACAATGTATCGCCTGTACAGCTCCAGATACTGACAGAAATGTTCTTATCAATCACCCAAATTGCAAAACTTCTTGGAATATTTGTGAGGACGGTGAAACGTCGTTTGCATGAATATGGCATTTCCATAAAGCAGTGCTACAGTACAACAAGTGATGAAGAGCTGGACAATTTAGTAAGATCTATAAAGACAAGAACACCTCATGTTGGATACAGGATGATGAAAGGGATGCTTCAAGCCATGGGCCACCATGTACAGTGGAAGAGAGTGTACTCGTCGATGCACCGTGTGGACTCTACTGGTATTTTCTCAAGAATGACAAGGCTGGGATTTGTGGTCCGAAGGACATATTCAGTGCAAGGTCCTCTTTACTTGATGCATATAGACACAAACCATAAACTAATAAGGTAGGATGAAGTCTGACAATACTGCTAAATACTGAATTATGTTTTATACT
It includes:
- the LOC106097566 gene encoding uncharacterized protein LOC106097566 isoform X1; this translates as MASSSNNTAGANNQEQLKREMLQRLLHKVSQVMHRQPLDVDYLQFVIDHEMVLLRSLSDQVEIPQSIINALIELSTVLSMEDVNEQTPSQMSVSEGKLGRPNYNVSPVQLQILTEMFLSITQIAKLLGIFVRTVKRRLHEYGISIKQCYSTTSDEELDNLVRSIKTRTPHVGYRMMKGMLQAMGHHVQWKRVYSSMHRVDSTGIFSRMTRLGFVVRRTYSVQGPLYLMHIDTNHKLIRFGLVIFGGIDGYSRKIMYLGAAANNRASTALAFFLEAVQKYGFPLR
- the LOC106097566 gene encoding uncharacterized protein LOC106097566 isoform X2, which produces MASSSNNTAGANNQEQLKREMLQRLLHKVSQVMHRQPLDVDYLQFVIDHEMVLLRSLSDQVEIPQSIINALIELSTVLSMEDVNEQTPSQMSVSEGKLGRPNYNVSPVQLQILTEMFLSITQIAKLLGIFVRTVKRRLHEYGISIKQCYSTTSDEELDNLVRSIKTRTPHVGYRMMKGMLQAMGHHVQWKRVYSSMHRVDSTGIFSRMTRLGFVIWPGDIRRDRWVLKKDHVPGCCCQQQSINCTCFLLGGCTKVWLSIEVKSTQN